From the genome of Ectobacillus sp. JY-23, one region includes:
- a CDS encoding 1-acyl-sn-glycerol-3-phosphate acyltransferase → MVRTVFAVIYIVLLVLGTLPRLSRMKKLAPTLSPEEKDRLVHKTPDSFGKGMIKASGSTVEVKGLEHVPDRAVLVVCNHQSNFDIPVLMGYLNKPIGFISKVEIKKLPIVSTWMELMNSVFMDRSDRRQSLQAIKDGIELLKNGHSLVIFPEGTRSKGKEMGEFKTGSFHLAVKSGVPILPVTVNGTYNILEANHNKIKPAHVTLTISEPIYEEQYKDMDLKELAAYTQHVIASKL, encoded by the coding sequence ATGGTAAGAACTGTGTTTGCTGTAATTTATATCGTATTATTAGTATTGGGAACGCTGCCACGCTTATCTCGCATGAAAAAGCTAGCCCCAACATTATCACCGGAAGAGAAAGATCGTCTTGTACATAAAACACCGGATTCGTTTGGTAAAGGAATGATAAAGGCCTCCGGTTCTACTGTAGAGGTAAAAGGACTGGAACACGTGCCTGACCGCGCAGTTCTTGTTGTATGTAATCATCAAAGCAACTTTGATATTCCAGTATTAATGGGGTATCTAAACAAACCAATTGGATTCATTTCTAAAGTGGAAATTAAGAAATTGCCAATTGTGTCTACTTGGATGGAACTAATGAATTCTGTATTTATGGATCGAAGTGATCGACGTCAGTCATTGCAGGCAATTAAAGATGGTATTGAGTTATTAAAAAATGGCCATTCGCTGGTTATCTTTCCTGAAGGGACAAGAAGTAAAGGAAAGGAAATGGGAGAATTTAAAACAGGAAGTTTTCATTTGGCTGTGAAGTCAGGTGTACCTATTTTACCTGTAACGGTGAATGGAACATATAACATATTGGAAGCAAATCATAATAAGATTAAACCTGCTCACGTTACTTTGACTATTTCAGAACCGATTTATGAAGAACAGTATAAAGATATGGATTTAAAAGAGCTAGCAGCATATACACAACATGTTATTGCGTCTAAACTATAA
- the iadA gene encoding beta-aspartyl-peptidase — MLTLLQNGEVYAPHYIGKKDVLLAGDQICYIADKISIPDNFAPMRVIDATNKLIVPGFIDSHVHIIGGGGEGGFKTRTPEIMLTDVTTAGVTTLVGVLGTDGTTRSMESLLAKARALEEEGVTCYIHTGSYHIPVQTLTDKIQNDIILIDKIIGVGEIAIADHRSSQPTVEELIKVAVAARNGGILSGKAGILEIHVGDGKDKLQLLETIVEQTSIPIRQFHPTHINRNEELFQAGIHYALRGGYVDFTTSTIPQFLEEGEVKCSRGLKLMLEAGVPIGAITFSSDAQASLPSFNSDGEFLGLQVGRVASLFEAVREAVLEEKLPLEVALQTITSTPATVLKLSQKGTIAKGKDADLVLLEKNTLRIHTVFAKGNMMVSDGQAIVRGTFEQ, encoded by the coding sequence ATGTTGACGCTCTTACAAAATGGAGAAGTGTATGCGCCTCATTACATAGGAAAAAAAGATGTATTGTTGGCGGGAGATCAAATCTGCTATATTGCGGACAAAATATCCATACCGGATAACTTTGCGCCTATGCGCGTCATTGATGCAACAAACAAGTTAATTGTACCAGGATTTATTGATTCTCATGTGCACATTATTGGCGGAGGCGGTGAGGGCGGTTTTAAAACAAGAACTCCGGAAATCATGCTAACCGATGTGACAACCGCAGGAGTCACTACCTTGGTCGGAGTTTTAGGAACAGACGGAACAACACGTTCTATGGAAAGTTTATTAGCCAAAGCTAGAGCTTTAGAAGAAGAAGGTGTTACATGTTATATTCACACCGGCTCCTATCATATTCCTGTGCAAACATTAACTGATAAAATCCAAAACGATATTATCCTAATTGATAAGATTATTGGGGTTGGTGAAATTGCAATTGCAGATCACCGTTCTTCCCAGCCGACTGTCGAAGAGTTAATTAAGGTGGCTGTTGCTGCTCGTAATGGCGGTATTTTGTCTGGAAAAGCTGGCATACTTGAGATACATGTTGGTGATGGGAAAGACAAGCTCCAATTGCTAGAAACGATTGTAGAGCAAACATCCATTCCCATAAGGCAATTTCATCCTACACATATTAATAGGAATGAAGAGTTATTTCAAGCCGGCATTCACTATGCACTGCGCGGTGGGTATGTAGACTTCACAACAAGTACAATTCCGCAGTTTCTAGAGGAGGGGGAAGTAAAGTGTTCTCGAGGCCTTAAGTTGATGCTAGAAGCGGGTGTACCAATTGGAGCGATTACCTTTTCTTCAGATGCACAAGCGAGTTTGCCCTCTTTTAACAGTGATGGTGAATTTTTAGGATTGCAGGTTGGACGCGTAGCCTCATTATTTGAAGCGGTTAGAGAGGCTGTATTAGAGGAGAAGCTTCCTCTTGAAGTAGCGCTACAGACGATTACATCCACACCGGCAACTGTATTAAAGTTATCGCAAAAAGGTACAATTGCAAAAGGAAAGGATGCAGACCTTGTACTTTTAGAGAAGAATACGCTAAGGATACACACTGTGTTTGCTAAAGGAAATATGATGGTATCTGATGGTCAAGCCATCGTGAGAGGAACGTTTGAACAATAA
- a CDS encoding twin-arginine translocase TatA/TatE family subunit, producing the protein MMPNIGFPGLILILLIALIVFGPKKLPEIGRAFGETLKEFKRSTKDLREDAIEAKEKQ; encoded by the coding sequence ATTATGCCAAATATCGGATTTCCAGGCCTGATCTTAATCTTGCTAATTGCATTAATTGTATTTGGGCCGAAAAAGCTGCCGGAGATTGGAAGGGCTTTCGGTGAAACTTTGAAGGAGTTTAAGCGTTCAACAAAAGACTTACGAGAAGACGCAATAGAAGCAAAAGAAAAACAATGA
- the tatC gene encoding twin-arginine translocase subunit TatC, which yields MQEEMSVVEHLSELRKRLIITALTFIVFMTVGFIYTKDIYKFLVKDLEVQLVVLGPGDILWIYFIISAVFAVICTIPIAAVQVWLFVKPALLPHEQKMTLLYIPALFILFVGGLCFGYFIIMPTVFSFLLSLGTDMFQEMFTTEKYFEFVMNMTMPFAVLFELPAVAMFLTSIGLLNPIALQKIRKYAYFVLIVIAVCITPPDFLSDFLVSIPLLLIYELSIALSAYVYRRKVRREAQDIVGNA from the coding sequence ATGCAGGAAGAAATGAGTGTTGTAGAACACTTAAGTGAATTAAGAAAGCGTTTAATTATTACAGCGCTAACTTTTATAGTATTTATGACAGTTGGATTTATATATACAAAAGATATATATAAATTTTTGGTGAAAGATTTGGAGGTTCAGCTCGTTGTGCTGGGACCAGGTGATATTTTATGGATTTATTTTATAATTTCTGCTGTATTTGCTGTTATATGTACTATTCCGATTGCCGCAGTACAAGTATGGTTATTTGTAAAACCGGCATTATTGCCACATGAGCAAAAAATGACGCTTCTTTACATACCTGCGTTATTTATTCTTTTTGTGGGAGGCCTTTGTTTTGGCTACTTCATTATTATGCCAACTGTATTTTCTTTTTTACTTAGCTTAGGAACCGATATGTTTCAAGAGATGTTTACAACTGAAAAGTATTTTGAATTTGTCATGAATATGACTATGCCGTTTGCAGTGTTATTTGAGTTACCAGCGGTAGCAATGTTTTTGACAAGCATTGGTTTATTAAATCCAATTGCATTACAGAAAATTAGAAAGTATGCATACTTTGTTTTAATTGTCATCGCGGTATGCATTACGCCACCTGATTTTTTATCGGATTTTCTTGTTTCAATACCTTTATTGCTTATCTACGAGTTAAGTATAGCGTTGTCAGCGTATGTATATAGACGGAAAGTGAGAAGAGAAGCACAAGATATAGTGGGAAATGCCTAA
- a CDS encoding DUF2535 family protein, with translation MIMKSFYFTHLTGMCVKIVEIPVLESQHPFAFQINARLQLFISKIQKQKNPNFSYSFREYLRNSMKWSEYSHVYDVNTLEKNA, from the coding sequence GTGATTATGAAAAGTTTCTATTTCACTCACCTGACAGGCATGTGTGTTAAAATTGTAGAAATCCCCGTCTTAGAATCACAACATCCTTTTGCATTTCAGATCAATGCGCGTCTTCAATTATTTATCTCTAAAATTCAAAAACAAAAAAATCCAAATTTTAGTTATTCGTTTCGCGAGTACTTGCGTAATTCGATGAAATGGTCGGAATATTCACATGTATATGATGTGAATACTCTAGAGAAAAATGCATAG
- a CDS encoding DegV family protein: MTKIKLVTDSTVDLSDDVIKQYDIHVIPLSITIDNETYLDRVDLTPQQFIEKMQVSKELPKSSQPAVGAFVELYDRLGEDGSEVLAIHMTSGMSGTFNTATSAAAMTDTKVTVIDSTFMTHAMGYQVIEAAKMIQQGKTLEEILERVEEVRQNSHLYVVVDTLENLVKGGRIGRGKAFLGSLLNIKPIANLADGVYTPVTKVRSHGQVVKTLVKILAEDTAGKTIKAVSIPHAEALPLAQSLKEAIEKVTGFQNTQIFYTTPVISTHTGVGAIGFTYFAE, translated from the coding sequence ATGACAAAAATTAAGCTTGTGACAGATTCTACAGTAGATTTATCTGATGATGTAATTAAACAATATGATATCCATGTGATTCCTTTATCCATTACTATAGATAATGAGACATACTTAGACCGTGTTGACTTGACACCGCAGCAATTCATTGAAAAGATGCAAGTATCAAAGGAGTTGCCAAAAAGTTCCCAGCCTGCTGTCGGCGCATTTGTAGAATTGTACGATCGTTTGGGTGAGGATGGTAGTGAAGTATTGGCAATCCATATGACGAGTGGTATGAGTGGAACTTTTAATACAGCGACAAGCGCAGCTGCGATGACAGATACAAAAGTTACCGTGATTGACTCCACATTTATGACGCATGCGATGGGGTATCAGGTGATTGAAGCAGCTAAAATGATTCAACAAGGTAAAACACTTGAAGAAATTTTAGAGCGTGTGGAAGAAGTACGCCAGAATTCACATTTATATGTTGTAGTTGATACACTTGAGAATCTAGTTAAAGGCGGGCGTATCGGAAGAGGGAAGGCTTTTCTTGGTTCATTGTTAAATATTAAACCAATTGCAAATTTAGCGGATGGTGTGTACACGCCTGTTACAAAAGTACGTAGTCATGGACAAGTGGTAAAAACGTTGGTGAAAATATTAGCAGAAGATACAGCTGGTAAAACGATTAAGGCGGTAAGTATTCCACATGCGGAAGCTTTACCACTTGCACAAAGCTTAAAAGAGGCAATTGAGAAAGTAACAGGATTTCAGAATACACAAATCTTTTATACAACACCGGTTATTAGTACACATACAGGTGTAGGAGCAATCGGCTTTACCTATTTTGCTGAGTAA
- a CDS encoding spore germination protein: MFFRKRRKKQKPSQKHNQVEMFEVKSTQGYVIDHGKTERAKHSINRNSNEEQVEIDNGELSKQIKKAMNENPDLQTRSLYKESRLVTIFFMKGAINEQALHEDVLANIMKLSVQHLTNEELKSNIPISRIQESHQITEICSNLMDGWIFIHIQDEQDGLLFNLSQPQYRPLFQSMNEANVLGPKLEFTESLETNTQVLRQLIKDENLVMESYTLGRRAPKEIRIIYMKGIADEENVKTFRERIQRIDIDDILDSSVLIQLIEENVYSLFPQFIMTEQPQRFAYSVLGGRIGVLVNGSPMAVLGPVTFFSFFESTEDLYFRWNVSTFFRLLRFVAVFISMAFTPVYVAALTYHYEVIPSALLVSLGQSRANVPFPPVMEALILEGAIELLREAGARLPTKVGQTIGIVGGIVIGQAAVQAGLTSNILIIAVALSALASFTSPNYVMGTVIRVIRFPLIILAGIAGGIGLTFGLTFLLIHLLKVTSLNRPYLAPIYPWRFRDMTKSIIRIPHLYSTERSSYNNPQDKVQLKENRKKQKKDIDE, encoded by the coding sequence ATGTTTTTTCGAAAGCGACGCAAAAAGCAAAAACCATCACAAAAGCATAATCAGGTAGAAATGTTTGAAGTAAAATCTACGCAAGGTTATGTGATAGATCATGGGAAAACAGAACGGGCGAAACACTCTATAAATAGAAATAGCAATGAAGAGCAGGTAGAAATAGACAATGGAGAGTTGAGCAAGCAAATTAAAAAGGCAATGAATGAAAATCCAGATCTGCAAACTCGCAGCCTTTACAAAGAGAGTCGTCTTGTTACCATATTTTTCATGAAGGGTGCAATTAACGAACAGGCACTTCATGAAGATGTACTAGCTAATATTATGAAGTTGTCGGTACAACATCTTACAAATGAAGAGTTAAAGAGTAACATTCCAATCAGTCGTATACAAGAAAGTCATCAAATTACAGAAATTTGTAGTAATTTAATGGATGGTTGGATTTTTATTCATATTCAAGACGAACAAGATGGTTTGCTGTTTAATTTGTCGCAACCGCAATATCGACCGTTATTTCAATCTATGAACGAAGCAAATGTTTTAGGGCCGAAGCTTGAGTTTACAGAATCATTGGAAACGAATACACAAGTGCTAAGACAATTAATTAAAGATGAAAATCTGGTAATGGAATCTTACACGCTGGGGAGGCGCGCTCCAAAAGAGATTCGGATTATATATATGAAAGGCATTGCAGATGAAGAAAATGTAAAAACGTTTCGGGAACGAATTCAAAGGATCGACATTGATGATATATTAGACAGCTCAGTCCTGATTCAGCTGATTGAAGAAAATGTATACTCATTGTTTCCGCAGTTTATTATGACAGAACAACCACAGCGCTTTGCGTATTCTGTTTTGGGAGGGCGGATTGGCGTGCTAGTGAACGGAAGCCCGATGGCTGTATTGGGACCAGTAACATTCTTTAGTTTTTTTGAATCGACAGAAGACCTATATTTTCGCTGGAACGTAAGCACGTTTTTCCGGCTACTGCGCTTCGTTGCAGTATTCATTTCCATGGCATTTACACCTGTATATGTCGCAGCCTTAACCTATCACTATGAAGTTATTCCTTCTGCATTGTTAGTTTCACTAGGGCAATCACGTGCTAACGTTCCTTTTCCGCCTGTGATGGAGGCACTTATATTAGAGGGTGCCATTGAACTCCTTAGGGAGGCGGGTGCACGCTTGCCAACAAAAGTAGGTCAAACCATTGGTATCGTAGGTGGTATAGTGATTGGACAAGCGGCAGTGCAAGCGGGGCTGACAAGTAATATTCTCATTATTGCGGTAGCTCTTAGTGCACTGGCTTCATTTACATCACCAAATTATGTGATGGGTACAGTAATTCGAGTAATCCGATTTCCGCTTATTATTTTAGCTGGGATTGCAGGGGGAATAGGCCTTACGTTTGGTCTTACCTTTTTGCTTATTCACTTATTAAAGGTGACCAGTTTAAATCGGCCGTACCTCGCGCCGATTTATCCATGGCGCTTTCGAGATATGACAAAGAGCATTATTCGAATTCCGCATTTATACAGCACAGAGCGGTCCAGTTATAATAATCCCCAAGACAAAGTACAATTGAAAGAAAATCGAAAGAAACAGAAAAAAGATATTGATGAGTAG
- a CDS encoding GerAB/ArcD/ProY family transporter, translated as MEKTIPKHLMFPSGLLVIVIHTLQIGVGITGFSRLIFQYAKQDAWIAVIVAGLVAHVVVFVIVQTLKRFQGKGLFEIHVDLFGKWLGNALNFLYILYLFGYGITYIINYYAFVGEYLMQDMPIWFISVVMLILTIYTVKGGIRVVIGISLTTFLLTFWLFLVALQTLQYFDWLHFLPVFEASPNNLLQGAYEMSFSLTGFELLYFLYPYVGTKQTVHRYAQFAILFTNMVYLYTIIVTIGFYSDESLLKTIWPTLNLFKSVNFPFLEQFEVVLICMMMLVLLPNMSTLAWVVTKGLKETFRIKQTTALYTLSIIMFFITLFFKSRAQIGDYTEFFNTVTFIASFIYPVVLFIATLLIQTIRRRKAI; from the coding sequence ATGGAAAAAACAATTCCAAAACATTTAATGTTTCCGAGTGGTCTTTTGGTTATCGTGATTCATACCTTGCAGATTGGTGTTGGCATTACAGGGTTTTCACGTCTTATCTTTCAATATGCGAAGCAAGATGCATGGATAGCCGTTATAGTAGCTGGCTTAGTGGCACATGTAGTCGTGTTTGTTATTGTACAAACCCTAAAGCGCTTTCAAGGCAAGGGGTTGTTCGAAATTCACGTTGATTTATTTGGAAAGTGGCTAGGAAATGCACTTAATTTCTTGTATATTCTTTATTTATTTGGCTACGGCATTACATACATTATCAATTATTACGCTTTTGTGGGCGAATATTTAATGCAGGATATGCCGATATGGTTTATTTCAGTGGTTATGCTTATTTTAACTATTTATACAGTCAAGGGCGGTATACGAGTTGTCATCGGTATTAGTCTCACCACCTTTTTACTTACGTTTTGGCTTTTCTTAGTAGCTTTACAAACGTTACAGTATTTTGATTGGTTGCATTTTCTACCGGTTTTTGAAGCTAGTCCGAACAATCTATTACAGGGTGCGTATGAAATGTCATTTTCCCTCACAGGATTTGAACTGTTGTATTTTCTCTATCCGTATGTAGGAACAAAGCAAACTGTTCATCGATATGCGCAGTTCGCTATCCTTTTCACAAATATGGTTTATTTGTACACTATTATAGTTACTATTGGCTTCTATTCAGATGAGAGTTTACTAAAAACAATTTGGCCAACATTAAATCTTTTTAAATCTGTTAATTTTCCCTTTTTAGAGCAATTTGAAGTAGTCCTTATTTGTATGATGATGCTCGTGTTATTGCCGAATATGAGTACTTTAGCATGGGTAGTAACAAAAGGACTTAAAGAAACTTTTAGGATAAAGCAAACAACAGCTTTATATACACTCAGCATTATTATGTTTTTCATTACGCTTTTCTTTAAATCACGAGCTCAAATTGGAGATTATACAGAATTTTTTAATACGGTAACCTTTATTGCTTCGTTTATATATCCAGTTGTATTATTCATTGCAACATTGCTTATACAGACCATTAGAAGGAGGAAGGCAATTTGA
- a CDS encoding Ger(x)C family spore germination protein: protein MKRLIIVLACCTIFLSGCVIKKRALETLGLATAIGLDREENDKVRGTIVLHHFGSKPEDVAQQLTSMADTSKGLFKYMNLETSDRLVTGQLRVAIYGKEYAEKREIVRQVETLKRDAATQTNMYLAISKTTAKDILYQPQDQEHSKNMGTYLYKMIQQNIEDDGVISCTVQEFLRDYYQVGRDPVLPLLEKRKDFVLIDGSALMYRGKLMGSITAAETFYIKALREGYKGFGSIDVKLPAEPFQKFYGEKGDDFPLLVNLQQIKVKPKLKLVQQNNPIFDVDVKMTANIAALSQPIDLGKPGVYKVFEKELSKKMKQHFLKEIEKVQKMKVDPIGFGAVYDASVRHLTLGEKQWYSDLYPKAKFNIKLKLTIARSGVLN from the coding sequence TTGAAAAGATTGATTATTGTTTTAGCTTGCTGCACGATCTTTCTTTCGGGGTGTGTAATCAAAAAACGAGCGTTAGAAACCTTAGGATTGGCTACTGCAATTGGCCTTGATAGGGAAGAGAATGACAAAGTGCGCGGAACGATTGTTTTACATCATTTTGGCTCTAAACCAGAAGATGTAGCGCAGCAGTTAACAAGTATGGCTGATACAAGCAAAGGTTTATTTAAATATATGAATTTAGAGACTAGTGATCGGCTTGTGACCGGGCAGCTTCGTGTGGCTATATATGGAAAGGAATATGCAGAGAAGAGGGAGATTGTACGGCAAGTAGAAACTTTAAAACGTGATGCAGCTACGCAAACTAACATGTATCTTGCAATCAGCAAAACAACAGCTAAAGATATTTTATATCAGCCACAAGATCAAGAGCATTCTAAAAATATGGGTACGTATTTATACAAAATGATTCAACAAAACATTGAAGATGACGGTGTTATTTCTTGTACAGTGCAAGAATTTTTGCGGGATTATTATCAGGTGGGGAGAGATCCCGTTTTGCCACTTTTAGAAAAAAGAAAGGATTTTGTGTTAATTGACGGTTCGGCATTGATGTATCGAGGGAAATTAATGGGATCTATTACAGCAGCAGAAACATTTTATATAAAAGCGTTAAGAGAAGGATACAAAGGATTTGGTTCTATTGATGTGAAATTGCCCGCTGAGCCATTTCAAAAATTTTATGGTGAGAAAGGAGACGACTTTCCTTTACTGGTTAACTTGCAACAGATAAAAGTAAAGCCAAAATTGAAATTAGTACAACAAAACAATCCGATTTTTGATGTGGATGTCAAAATGACTGCAAATATAGCTGCTTTAAGTCAGCCTATTGACCTTGGTAAGCCCGGTGTATATAAAGTATTTGAAAAAGAGCTTAGCAAAAAAATGAAGCAACATTTTTTAAAGGAAATTGAAAAGGTGCAAAAAATGAAAGTAGATCCAATAGGGTTTGGAGCTGTTTATGATGCTTCCGTACGGCACTTGACTTTAGGTGAGAAGCAATGGTACAGCGATTTATATCCAAAAGCAAAATTTAATATTAAACTCAAGCTAACGATCGCAAGATCAGGTGTTCTTAACTAA
- a CDS encoding MBL fold metallo-hydrolase yields the protein MKVFYLLALDINEPEWFMKHVHMTPEESVRAYKDLGATYFIPMHYGAFALADETPQEALERLTTAWESHQLPPKYLHVLLHGQTLCYNEIKDHTKFALHV from the coding sequence ATCAAGGTTTTTTACCTTCTAGCTTTAGATATTAATGAACCAGAGTGGTTTATGAAGCATGTTCATATGACACCTGAGGAGTCTGTACGTGCTTACAAAGACCTTGGGGCAACTTACTTTATTCCCATGCATTATGGTGCATTTGCGCTTGCTGACGAAACACCGCAAGAGGCTTTAGAACGACTAACTACTGCTTGGGAAAGCCACCAGTTACCCCCTAAATATTTGCACGTCTTGTTACACGGTCAAACACTGTGCTATAACGAGATTAAAGATCACACAAAATTTGCTTTACACGTATAA
- a CDS encoding site-specific integrase, whose product MKGHLYKRGKTWTYVVDIGYDEVTGKRKQKNKGGFKRQKDAQAALNKVLTEIEEGSYLEPSKEKLSAFIDLWLEGKKMNLKESSYELYRRYAQTYITPKIGAVTLEKLKPSHIQKLYNEMAQTHSPATVNKVHKILKGVLDQAVNFKYLRDNPALRVEKPKEEKRSVTVWDEKQVQHFLDIVKKSRYYIVFLLAVTTGMRRSEILGLRWQDIDFDQGTISIRQTLSAQNKLLATAKTASSQRSIDLDANTLIALKEHRVRVLKEKMRQGSAYYDLDLVCCTTTGKILHNESLWSLWSAYVKESKLPRIRFHDLRHTHATLMLRAGVHPKVVAERLGHTNVSITLNTYSHVVKGMQKEAAQKVSDLLFRNIP is encoded by the coding sequence ATGAAAGGACATTTATATAAACGAGGAAAAACATGGACGTATGTCGTTGATATTGGATATGACGAAGTGACTGGTAAACGTAAACAAAAAAACAAAGGTGGTTTTAAGCGCCAGAAAGATGCGCAGGCTGCTTTGAACAAAGTCTTAACAGAAATAGAAGAAGGCTCCTATTTGGAGCCTTCAAAAGAAAAACTGAGTGCTTTCATCGACTTATGGTTAGAAGGTAAGAAGATGAATTTAAAAGAGAGCTCCTACGAACTCTATAGACGTTATGCACAAACCTATATTACACCAAAAATAGGCGCAGTGACATTAGAAAAATTAAAGCCATCTCACATCCAAAAACTTTATAACGAGATGGCGCAAACTCATTCTCCTGCAACCGTGAACAAAGTACACAAGATACTAAAAGGCGTGCTAGACCAAGCGGTTAATTTTAAATATCTCAGAGATAATCCAGCTTTACGTGTAGAAAAACCAAAAGAGGAAAAGCGTTCCGTAACAGTATGGGACGAAAAACAGGTACAACACTTTTTAGATATAGTTAAGAAGAGTAGATACTATATCGTATTTTTATTAGCTGTAACAACTGGCATGCGTCGCAGTGAAATATTAGGACTTCGTTGGCAGGATATCGACTTTGATCAAGGGACAATATCAATTCGCCAAACACTGTCAGCACAAAATAAGCTGCTGGCTACTGCAAAAACAGCATCCTCTCAGCGATCTATTGATTTGGACGCCAATACTCTTATTGCCTTGAAAGAGCATCGTGTTCGAGTCTTGAAAGAGAAAATGCGTCAAGGGTCTGCATATTACGATTTAGATTTAGTTTGTTGCACAACAACTGGTAAAATACTGCATAATGAAAGCCTTTGGAGTTTATGGTCTGCATATGTGAAGGAGTCCAAGTTACCTCGCATTCGCTTTCATGATTTAAGGCACACACATGCTACTCTTATGCTGAGAGCTGGTGTACACCCAAAAGTAGTAGCCGAACGGCTAGGACATACAAATGTGAGCATTACACTTAACACTTATTCACATGTGGTGAAAGGGATGCAAAAAGAAGCAGCTCAAAAAGTAAGTGATTTATTGTTCAGAAACATCCCATAA
- a CDS encoding ImmA/IrrE family metallo-endopeptidase, whose protein sequence is MFLHLYFPTTPLEDWITAFYKRIGVKQPKDLNIDYIADQCNVLLLRERTESYRIDNDFIQIIVLDERLSPQKQREVFFHELCHMLRHYGNQGIMPESFRQLQEWDAVRFTKCAAIPIHMLQYIRLENNRDIIADMSEMFKVTPRLCKERLNQIRNRMAIKEYTA, encoded by the coding sequence ATGTTCTTGCACTTATACTTCCCTACTACTCCACTGGAGGACTGGATAACAGCCTTCTATAAACGTATTGGAGTAAAACAACCTAAAGACTTAAATATTGATTACATCGCAGATCAGTGTAATGTCCTATTGCTTCGCGAACGGACAGAGTCCTATCGCATTGATAACGACTTTATCCAAATCATTGTACTTGATGAGCGACTTTCTCCACAAAAGCAGCGTGAAGTGTTCTTTCATGAGTTATGCCACATGCTACGGCATTATGGCAACCAAGGTATTATGCCAGAATCCTTCCGCCAGCTACAAGAATGGGATGCGGTACGTTTTACCAAGTGCGCAGCTATTCCAATACATATGCTACAATATATTCGTCTTGAAAATAATCGAGACATCATTGCTGATATGTCCGAAATGTTTAAAGTAACTCCAAGGCTGTGTAAAGAGCGACTAAATCAAATTCGCAATAGAATGGCAATAAAGGAGTATACAGCATGA
- a CDS encoding DUF3800 domain-containing protein: protein MYLLYIDDAGTNTLKKDKEPSTDGGNTLYFVLGGVLLKPTSLESLENKFHDIKAKYFKDVFMEIKYSLKKQSFKPEHKENISLYRNEIYNCLAESDCILFACGQNKYVTYTNNVAKDKHSIYKLNFQHLLYLINSFLFVNKIHEPIIVFIDTKDKHQDEVIFKAYKEALSDNTVFRNFDTTVFSPTINVVVSRYTIGAQLADIVAGAMWRSLESKDRTFSKILQKRFYATETGDIIGYGYSNCNEWKK, encoded by the coding sequence ATGTACCTACTATATATTGATGATGCTGGAACTAACACTTTAAAAAAAGATAAAGAACCAAGTACTGACGGGGGAAATACTCTTTATTTTGTTCTAGGTGGTGTATTATTAAAGCCTACAAGCCTAGAGTCTTTAGAAAATAAGTTCCATGATATTAAAGCCAAATACTTCAAAGATGTTTTTATGGAAATAAAGTATAGTTTAAAAAAACAATCATTCAAACCTGAACATAAAGAAAACATTTCTTTATACCGTAATGAAATATATAATTGTCTCGCCGAAAGTGATTGTATACTATTTGCTTGCGGGCAAAACAAATATGTTACTTATACTAATAATGTAGCTAAGGACAAACATTCCATTTACAAGCTAAACTTCCAACACTTGCTGTATCTTATTAATTCTTTTCTCTTTGTAAATAAAATTCATGAGCCAATCATTGTGTTCATAGATACAAAAGATAAACATCAAGATGAAGTAATTTTCAAAGCTTATAAAGAGGCTCTTTCGGATAATACTGTGTTCCGCAACTTTGATACAACTGTTTTTTCTCCAACCATAAACGTTGTAGTATCTAGATATACAATAGGGGCTCAACTTGCAGATATAGTAGCTGGAGCAATGTGGAGATCACTGGAAAGTAAAGACAGAACTTTCTCTAAGATTTTACAGAAGCGTTTTTATGCTACGGAAACAGGAGACATTATAGGATATGGCTATTCAAATTGTAATGAATGGAAAAAATAA